One stretch of Streptomyces sp. NBC_00443 DNA includes these proteins:
- a CDS encoding DUF397 domain-containing protein, whose translation MAESTIQQQPITGWDKPELDLADADWHSSSRGRGDVQIAFVEGFIAMRNSGRPESPSLIFTPAEWGAFVSGAREGEFDLT comes from the coding sequence GTGGCCGAGAGCACCATCCAGCAGCAGCCGATCACGGGCTGGGACAAGCCGGAGCTGGACCTCGCAGACGCCGATTGGCACTCGAGCAGCCGTGGCCGGGGGGATGTCCAGATCGCCTTTGTCGAGGGGTTCATCGCGATGCGCAACAGCGGCCGCCCGGAGAGCCCTTCCCTGATCTTCACACCCGCCGAGTGGGGTGCCTTCGTGTCGGGCGCGAGGGAAGGCGAGTTCGATCTGACCTGA
- a CDS encoding crotonase/enoyl-CoA hydratase family protein yields the protein MAGTEHLAVRREGATLVLTLNRPEAKNALSLPMLVGLHDGWAEADADDSIRSIVFTGAGGTFCAGMDLKALAGNGMAGEQYRDRLKADPDLHWKAMLRHHRPRKPVIAAVEGYCVAGGTEMLQGTDIRVAGESATFGLFEVKRGLFPIGGSTVRLQRQIPRTHALEMLLTGRPYTAREAAGIGLIGHVVPDGTALAKAMEIAEQINACGPLAVEAVKASVYETAEMTEADGLAAELKRGWPVFDTADAKEGARAFAEKRPPVYKRE from the coding sequence ATGGCTGGGACGGAACACCTCGCCGTGCGGCGCGAGGGCGCCACACTGGTGCTCACGCTCAACAGGCCCGAGGCGAAGAACGCGCTCTCGTTGCCGATGCTGGTCGGCCTCCACGACGGCTGGGCCGAAGCCGACGCGGACGACTCGATCCGCTCGATCGTGTTCACGGGAGCCGGCGGCACCTTCTGCGCGGGCATGGATCTCAAGGCCCTGGCCGGGAACGGCATGGCGGGCGAGCAGTACCGCGACCGGCTCAAGGCCGATCCCGACCTGCACTGGAAGGCGATGCTCCGCCACCACCGGCCGCGCAAGCCGGTGATCGCGGCGGTCGAGGGCTACTGCGTCGCCGGTGGCACGGAGATGCTGCAGGGCACGGACATCAGGGTCGCGGGCGAGTCGGCCACGTTCGGGCTGTTCGAGGTGAAGCGCGGCCTGTTCCCGATCGGCGGCTCCACGGTCCGTCTGCAGCGCCAGATCCCGCGCACCCACGCCCTGGAGATGCTGCTCACCGGCCGCCCGTACACCGCCCGCGAAGCCGCCGGCATCGGCCTGATCGGGCACGTCGTCCCCGACGGCACGGCGCTTGCCAAGGCCATGGAGATCGCCGAACAGATCAACGCCTGCGGCCCGCTGGCCGTCGAGGCCGTCAAGGCGTCGGTCTACGAGACGGCCGAGATGACCGAGGCCGACGGTCTCGCCGCCGAACTCAAGCGCGGCTGGCCGGTCTTCGACACGGCGGACGCCAAGGAAGGCGCCCGGGCCTTCGCGGAGAAGCGGCCACCCGTCTACAAGCGCGAGTAG
- a CDS encoding N-acetylmuramoyl-L-alanine amidase — MIDGSSDSRYHRRTPGPRTAHRARPSLEAPLRGSVTALAAATLLFPLLGAAPPDAGSSENGLQSAFASAAAKYHVPQSVLLGVSYLQSRWDAHAGAPSVTGGYGPMHLTDVRTALAGAPPHHSEGSEDARGDSARAPLLPKAKLPEPATIPARLRTLPKAAELTGLSAEQLRTDPAANVAGGAALLAAAQKELGEQLSSDPADWYGAVARFPGADDTAAAAAYANDVYDVLRTGQERHTDAGQLVALAALPGLSPDPGQVRRAGLHKPDAETECPPTVSCEWIPAPYEEFGDSDYGNHDLGDRPASQKIENIVIHDTEGAWEGVLKMVQDPTYVSWQYSLRSTDGHIAQHVKAKDVAWHAGNWYINSKSIGLEHEGFLAKPDAWYTEAMYRSSARLVTYLAKKYGIPLDRQHILGHDTVPGPTSSTISGMHTDPGPYWDWRHYFELLGRPLVPTAGPDGGLVTIRPDYATNRPRFTGCVSAGQPCADHGSSAVRLYSGPGDSYPLIKDVGLGSTPTTGVNDLSSRVSTGQQYAVAGRDGDWTAIWYLGQKAWFKNPATNPTAVHAAGRVVTPKDGVQSVPVYGRAYPEASAYPSDVPAQAVSPLPYTLPAGQRYVVGAKVPGEYYYAVTFDSASHRVVTGKDVYYEIQFGHRVAYVRAADVRELPSGS, encoded by the coding sequence ATGATTGACGGATCGTCGGACAGCCGGTACCACAGACGCACGCCCGGCCCCCGCACGGCTCATCGCGCCCGACCGTCCCTGGAGGCTCCCTTGCGAGGATCCGTCACCGCCTTGGCAGCTGCGACACTGTTGTTCCCGTTGCTCGGCGCGGCGCCGCCCGACGCCGGGAGCTCGGAGAACGGTCTGCAGTCGGCCTTCGCGTCCGCCGCCGCCAAGTACCACGTGCCGCAGAGCGTCCTGCTGGGCGTCTCCTACCTGCAGTCCCGCTGGGACGCGCACGCGGGCGCGCCGAGTGTGACCGGCGGCTACGGCCCGATGCACCTCACCGACGTCCGCACCGCCCTCGCCGGGGCGCCGCCGCACCACAGTGAGGGCTCGGAGGACGCGCGCGGCGACAGCGCCCGCGCTCCCCTGCTCCCCAAGGCGAAGCTGCCGGAACCCGCCACGATCCCGGCCCGCCTACGGACGCTGCCGAAGGCTGCCGAACTGACCGGACTGAGCGCGGAGCAGCTGCGTACGGACCCGGCGGCGAACGTGGCCGGCGGCGCCGCCCTGCTCGCCGCCGCGCAGAAGGAGCTGGGCGAACAGCTGAGCTCCGACCCGGCCGACTGGTACGGCGCGGTGGCCCGCTTCCCCGGCGCCGACGACACGGCGGCTGCGGCGGCGTACGCGAACGACGTCTACGACGTGCTGCGCACCGGACAGGAGCGCCACACGGACGCGGGACAACTGGTCGCCCTGGCCGCACTTCCGGGCCTCTCCCCCGACCCCGGGCAGGTGCGGCGGGCGGGGCTGCACAAGCCCGACGCCGAGACGGAGTGCCCGCCCACGGTGTCCTGCGAGTGGATCCCGGCGCCGTACGAGGAGTTCGGGGACAGCGACTACGGCAACCACGATCTGGGAGACCGGCCGGCGTCCCAGAAGATCGAGAACATCGTCATCCATGACACGGAGGGGGCCTGGGAGGGCGTCCTCAAGATGGTGCAGGACCCGACCTATGTGTCGTGGCAGTACTCACTGCGCTCCACCGACGGCCACATCGCCCAGCATGTGAAGGCCAAGGACGTCGCCTGGCATGCGGGCAATTGGTACATCAACTCCAAGTCGATCGGCCTGGAGCACGAGGGCTTCCTGGCGAAGCCGGACGCCTGGTACACGGAGGCGATGTACCGGTCCTCCGCACGCCTGGTGACGTACCTCGCCAAGAAGTACGGCATCCCGCTGGACCGGCAGCACATCCTCGGCCACGACACCGTGCCGGGTCCGACCTCGTCGACGATCAGTGGCATGCACACCGACCCGGGCCCGTACTGGGACTGGCGGCACTACTTCGAGCTGCTGGGCCGCCCCTTGGTGCCCACCGCGGGCCCGGACGGCGGCCTGGTGACGATCCGCCCCGACTACGCGACCAACCGGCCCCGGTTCACGGGCTGTGTCTCCGCGGGCCAGCCGTGCGCGGACCACGGTTCGAGCGCGGTGCGGCTGTATTCCGGGCCCGGCGACTCGTATCCCCTGATCAAGGACGTCGGCTTGGGTTCGACCCCGACGACCGGCGTCAACGACCTGTCGTCACGGGTCTCGACCGGCCAGCAGTACGCGGTCGCCGGACGGGACGGCGACTGGACGGCGATCTGGTACCTGGGCCAGAAGGCGTGGTTCAAGAACCCGGCCACGAACCCGACCGCGGTGCACGCGGCCGGCCGCGTGGTGACGCCGAAGGACGGCGTGCAGAGTGTCCCGGTGTACGGACGCGCCTACCCCGAGGCCTCCGCCTATCCGTCGGACGTGCCGGCCCAGGCGGTGTCACCGCTGCCGTACACCCTGCCCGCGGGCCAGAGGTACGTGGTCGGTGCCAAGGTGCCGGGTGAGTACTACTACGCGGTGACCTTCGACTCGGCCTCGCACCGGGTCGTGACCGGCAAGGACGTGTACTACGAGATCCAGTTCGGGCACCGCGTGGCGTACGTGCGGGCGGCTGACGTGCGGGAGCTGCCCTCGGGGTCATAG
- a CDS encoding universal stress protein: protein MSTLPVIAAVDGSDDSLVALDWAFEAAMVREAPLRVVHVQQYAAWAQPVALPTGRPDPEDDPVLERVRRYLEGRAERPATEYLALGGAPAAMLSELGSSAQLLVLGSRGRGGFASLLLGSNGMAAARDAGCPVVVVPKPGREVHDDTPIEPGPRVVVGLQVDSPDETTLAFAFAEAALRGARLQVIAAYNWPLHVWTAATAQIVPPSEDQDAVEAETRTLAEGFLAQHRERHPEVHAQLHIAPGDAAGHLVSASRDAHLVVVGRHRRRLLAPARMIGSVTHAVLLHTAGPVAVVPPAPLEE from the coding sequence ATGAGCACCCTGCCGGTCATCGCGGCGGTCGACGGCTCGGACGACAGCCTGGTCGCACTGGACTGGGCCTTCGAGGCCGCCATGGTGCGCGAGGCGCCGCTGCGGGTGGTCCACGTGCAGCAGTACGCCGCGTGGGCCCAGCCCGTCGCGCTGCCCACCGGGCGGCCGGATCCGGAGGATGATCCGGTTCTCGAGCGGGTACGCCGGTATCTGGAGGGGAGAGCCGAGCGGCCGGCGACGGAATACCTCGCCCTAGGGGGCGCTCCCGCCGCGATGCTTTCCGAACTGGGCTCCAGCGCCCAGCTGTTGGTGCTCGGCAGCCGGGGGCGCGGCGGCTTCGCCAGCCTGCTGCTCGGCTCCAACGGCATGGCCGCCGCACGTGATGCCGGATGTCCGGTCGTCGTGGTGCCCAAGCCGGGACGCGAGGTCCACGACGACACGCCGATCGAGCCGGGCCCGCGGGTCGTGGTCGGCCTTCAGGTCGACAGCCCCGACGAGACCACCCTCGCCTTCGCCTTCGCCGAGGCCGCCCTGCGCGGCGCCCGGCTCCAGGTGATCGCCGCCTACAACTGGCCGCTGCACGTCTGGACGGCAGCCACCGCCCAGATCGTGCCCCCGTCCGAGGACCAGGACGCCGTCGAGGCCGAGACCCGGACCCTCGCCGAGGGCTTCCTCGCCCAGCACCGCGAGCGCCACCCCGAGGTCCACGCCCAGCTCCACATCGCCCCGGGCGACGCGGCCGGGCACCTCGTCTCGGCGTCCAGGGACGCGCACCTGGTCGTCGTGGGCCGCCATCGACGCCGTCTCCTGGCCCCCGCCCGCATGATCGGCTCGGTGACCCACGCGGTCCTCCTGCACACCGCCGGCCCGGTCGCGGTCGTACCGCCGGCGCCGCTGGAGGAGTGA
- a CDS encoding thiolase domain-containing protein, whose protein sequence is MSKEPVAVVGIGQTKHVAARRDVSIAGLVREAARSALDDAELTWADIDAVVIGKAPDFFEGVMMPELYLADALGAVGKPMLRVHTAGSVGGSTALVAANLVAARVHGTVLTLAFEKQSESNAMWGLSLPIPFQQPLLAGAGGFFAPHVRAYMRRSGAPDTVGSLVAYKDRRNALKNPYAHLHEHDITLEKVQASPMLWDPIRYSETCPSSDGACAMILTDRAGAARAPRPPAWMLGGAMRSEPTLFAGKDAVSPQAGKDCAADVYRQAGIADPRRDIDAAEIYVPFSWYEPMWLENLGFAAEGEGWKLTEAGVTELDGDLPVNMSGGVLSTNPIGASGMIRFAEAALQVRGQAGEHQVERARRVLGHAYGGGSQFFSMWLVGAEPPTS, encoded by the coding sequence ATGAGCAAGGAGCCCGTGGCCGTCGTAGGCATCGGCCAGACCAAGCACGTCGCGGCGCGCCGGGACGTGTCGATCGCCGGACTCGTCCGGGAAGCAGCCCGGAGCGCCCTCGACGACGCCGAGTTGACCTGGGCCGACATCGACGCCGTCGTCATCGGCAAGGCGCCCGACTTCTTCGAGGGCGTCATGATGCCGGAGCTGTATCTCGCCGACGCGCTCGGCGCGGTGGGCAAGCCCATGCTGCGGGTGCACACGGCCGGATCGGTCGGCGGATCCACCGCCCTGGTCGCCGCCAACCTGGTCGCGGCCCGCGTGCACGGCACCGTGCTGACGCTGGCCTTCGAGAAGCAGTCCGAGTCCAACGCCATGTGGGGACTGTCCCTGCCGATCCCCTTCCAGCAGCCCCTGCTCGCCGGGGCGGGCGGCTTCTTCGCGCCGCACGTGCGCGCGTACATGCGGCGCAGCGGCGCGCCCGACACGGTCGGCTCGCTGGTGGCGTACAAGGACCGGCGCAACGCGCTGAAGAACCCCTACGCCCACCTGCACGAGCACGACATCACCCTGGAGAAGGTCCAGGCCTCGCCCATGCTGTGGGACCCCATCCGCTACTCGGAGACCTGTCCCTCCTCCGACGGAGCCTGCGCGATGATCCTCACCGACCGCGCCGGAGCCGCACGTGCCCCCCGCCCGCCCGCCTGGATGCTCGGCGGCGCGATGCGCAGCGAGCCCACCCTCTTCGCCGGCAAGGACGCCGTGTCGCCGCAGGCCGGCAAGGACTGCGCGGCCGACGTCTACCGGCAGGCGGGGATCGCCGACCCGCGCCGGGACATCGACGCCGCCGAGATCTACGTCCCGTTCTCCTGGTACGAGCCCATGTGGCTGGAGAACCTCGGCTTCGCCGCCGAGGGCGAGGGCTGGAAGCTCACCGAGGCCGGTGTGACCGAGCTCGACGGCGACCTGCCCGTCAACATGTCGGGCGGCGTCCTGTCCACCAACCCCATCGGGGCGTCCGGCATGATCCGGTTCGCGGAGGCGGCCCTCCAGGTGCGCGGGCAGGCCGGAGAACACCAGGTGGAGCGGGCCCGGAGGGTCCTCGGGCACGCCTACGGCGGCGGGTCCCAGTTCTTCTCGATGTGGCTCGTGGGAGCGGAACCCCCGACCTCCTGA
- a CDS encoding acyl-CoA synthetase, with translation MEYNIADLFESVVDAVPDREALVYIDHPGTGVERRLTYAQLDAAANRIAHHLIDSGIRPGEHLGLHLYNGIEYLQTVLGCLKARIVPVNVNYRYVEEELVYLYRDADLVALVFEAEFTDRVAAALPRVEGLRHLVRVGSVTPGAAKAPVVPAVAFADAETAGAPERGFPARSGDDQFIIYTGGTTGMPKGVMWRQEDLFFSGLGGGAPTGEPVKKPEELAERVATGGDGITFFPTAPLMHGTSTLTAFIGFNFGQRIVIHRKFAPEQVLRTIEKEKVTSVSLVGDAMLRPLVDALNGPMKGTDCSSMFSVSSSGAIMSDTVRRQFQELVPNVMLLNNFGSSESGFNGTATEDSGPERGFRIRVNSRTQVVDPATREPVAVGEVGRVAQCGHVPLGYYNDPGKTAETFFEKDGRRWVLLGDMATVDAEGVVTVLGRGSQCINTGGEKVYPEEVEQALKSHPDVYDALVAGVADPKWGHHVAAVVQLRAGSVRPSLADIQTHCRSHLAGYKIPRQLVITDSIRRSPSGKADYRWAREVAAAADG, from the coding sequence GTGGAGTACAACATTGCCGACCTGTTCGAGTCGGTCGTCGACGCGGTTCCCGACCGCGAGGCGCTCGTGTACATCGACCACCCGGGCACGGGCGTGGAACGCCGTCTGACGTACGCGCAGCTGGACGCGGCCGCCAACCGGATCGCGCATCATCTGATCGACAGCGGGATCCGCCCCGGCGAACACCTCGGGCTCCACCTCTACAACGGCATCGAGTACCTGCAGACGGTGCTGGGCTGCCTGAAGGCGCGGATCGTTCCCGTCAACGTCAACTACCGCTATGTGGAAGAGGAGTTGGTGTACCTCTACCGGGACGCCGATCTGGTGGCCCTGGTCTTCGAGGCGGAGTTCACGGACCGGGTGGCGGCGGCACTGCCGCGCGTGGAAGGGCTACGGCATCTGGTGCGGGTGGGCAGCGTGACCCCGGGCGCCGCCAAGGCGCCGGTCGTCCCCGCCGTGGCCTTCGCGGATGCCGAGACCGCCGGGGCGCCCGAGCGCGGATTCCCGGCGCGGTCGGGCGACGACCAGTTCATCATCTACACCGGCGGCACCACCGGGATGCCCAAGGGCGTGATGTGGCGCCAGGAGGATCTGTTCTTCTCGGGACTGGGCGGGGGTGCGCCGACCGGTGAGCCGGTGAAGAAGCCGGAGGAACTCGCAGAGCGGGTGGCGACGGGCGGCGACGGGATCACCTTCTTCCCGACCGCCCCGTTGATGCACGGGACGTCCACGCTGACCGCTTTCATCGGCTTCAACTTCGGCCAACGCATCGTGATCCACCGCAAGTTCGCCCCGGAGCAGGTCCTGCGGACGATCGAGAAGGAGAAGGTCACGAGCGTGTCACTGGTCGGCGACGCGATGCTGCGGCCACTGGTCGACGCGCTGAACGGGCCGATGAAGGGCACGGACTGCTCGTCGATGTTCAGCGTGTCGTCGTCCGGGGCGATCATGTCGGACACGGTGCGCCGGCAGTTCCAGGAACTGGTCCCGAACGTGATGCTGCTGAACAACTTCGGCTCCTCGGAGTCCGGCTTCAACGGTACGGCGACCGAGGACTCCGGCCCTGAGCGTGGCTTCCGCATCCGCGTCAACTCCCGCACGCAGGTGGTCGATCCGGCCACCCGTGAGCCGGTCGCTGTCGGTGAGGTGGGCCGGGTGGCGCAGTGCGGTCACGTACCGCTCGGCTACTACAACGACCCGGGGAAGACCGCCGAGACCTTCTTCGAGAAGGACGGCCGGCGGTGGGTGCTGCTCGGCGACATGGCCACCGTCGACGCGGAGGGCGTCGTCACGGTGCTCGGCCGGGGCTCGCAGTGCATCAACACCGGGGGCGAGAAGGTGTACCCGGAGGAGGTCGAGCAGGCGCTCAAGTCCCACCCCGACGTGTACGACGCCCTGGTGGCCGGGGTGGCGGACCCGAAGTGGGGGCATCACGTGGCGGCCGTGGTGCAGTTGCGGGCGGGGTCGGTACGGCCGTCGCTGGCGGACATCCAGACGCACTGCCGCTCCCATCTCGCGGGTTACAAGATCCCCCGACAGCTGGTGATCACGGACTCGATCCGGCGCTCGCCCAGTGGCAAGGCGGACTACCGGTGGGCGCGCGAGGTGGCGGCGGCAGCGGACGGATGA
- a CDS encoding Zn-ribbon domain-containing OB-fold protein, with product MPEILKAPLVVEFPFTRSVGPVQSAFLTGLRERVVLGVRTSDGRTLVPPVEYDPVTAEEIRDLVEVAPTGTVTTWAWNHAPRRDQPLDSPFAWALIRLDGADTALLHALDAPGPDAVHTGMRVRVRWAGERTGAITDIACFEPYDDAPKDSGPDDGISAEPAHHTGQFEDPITGIVAAARLDYTYSPGRAQTAYINALAERRNVGERCPSCRKVYVPPRGACPTCGVATLEQVEVGPSGTVTTFCIVNIKAKNLDIEVPYVYAHIALDGADLALHARIGGIPYDQVRMGLRVEPVWTQASRFPDHYRPTGEPDADYDTYRELL from the coding sequence ATGCCCGAAATCCTCAAAGCTCCCCTCGTCGTGGAGTTTCCATTCACCCGCTCCGTCGGCCCCGTCCAGAGTGCCTTCCTCACCGGCCTGCGCGAACGCGTCGTGCTGGGGGTGCGGACCAGCGACGGCCGCACGCTCGTCCCACCGGTCGAGTACGACCCCGTCACTGCCGAGGAGATCCGCGACCTGGTCGAAGTCGCCCCCACCGGCACGGTCACCACCTGGGCCTGGAACCACGCCCCCCGCCGGGACCAGCCCCTCGACTCGCCCTTCGCCTGGGCACTGATCCGCCTCGACGGCGCCGACACCGCCCTCCTGCACGCCCTCGACGCCCCCGGCCCCGACGCCGTGCACACCGGCATGCGTGTCCGCGTCCGCTGGGCCGGGGAACGCACCGGCGCCATCACGGACATCGCCTGCTTCGAACCGTACGACGACGCCCCGAAGGACAGCGGCCCGGACGACGGCATCTCGGCCGAACCGGCGCATCACACCGGCCAGTTCGAGGACCCGATCACCGGCATCGTCGCCGCCGCCCGGCTCGACTACACGTACTCACCGGGCCGCGCCCAGACCGCCTACATCAACGCCCTCGCCGAACGACGGAACGTCGGCGAACGCTGCCCGTCCTGCCGCAAGGTGTACGTCCCGCCGAGGGGTGCGTGCCCCACATGTGGCGTGGCCACATTGGAACAGGTCGAAGTCGGCCCCAGCGGCACAGTCACCACGTTCTGCATCGTCAACATCAAGGCGAAGAACCTCGACATCGAAGTGCCGTACGTCTACGCCCACATCGCCCTCGACGGCGCCGACCTCGCCCTGCACGCCCGTATCGGCGGCATTCCGTACGACCAGGTGCGCATGGGCCTGCGGGTCGAACCGGTGTGGACACAGGCCTCCCGCTTCCCCGACCACTACCGGCCCACGGGCGAGCCCGACGCGGACTACGACACCTACAGGGAGCTGCTGTGA
- a CDS encoding thiolase domain-containing protein yields MNREIAVVAFAQTDHRRTSEELSEVEMLMPVLHEVLAQTGLKTADIDFTCSGSSDYLAGRAFSFTLALDGVGAWPPISESHVEMDGAWALYEAWTKLLTGDADTALVYSYGKSSPGPLRDVLTRQLDPYYVAPLWPDSVALAALQAQALIDAGDTDEPALAAVAARSRTDATANSHAQLAGSVPQGEYVVRPLRTGDCPPIGDGAAAVILAAGERARGLCDRPAWIRGIDHRIEAHSLGVRDLTDSPSTRLAAERAGAFERPVDTAELHAPFTSQEIVLRKALKLDDGVRVNPSGGALGANPVMAAGLIRIGEAAARVHRGESDRALAHATSGPCLQQNLVAVLEGDPR; encoded by the coding sequence GTGAACCGCGAGATCGCCGTCGTCGCCTTCGCACAGACCGACCACCGGCGCACCAGCGAGGAGCTCTCCGAGGTGGAGATGCTCATGCCCGTCCTGCACGAGGTGCTCGCACAGACCGGCCTGAAGACCGCCGACATCGACTTCACCTGCTCCGGCTCCAGCGACTACCTCGCCGGTCGTGCCTTCTCCTTCACCCTCGCCCTCGACGGCGTCGGGGCCTGGCCGCCGATCTCCGAGTCGCACGTCGAGATGGACGGCGCCTGGGCGCTGTACGAGGCGTGGACCAAGCTGCTGACCGGGGACGCCGACACCGCGCTCGTCTACTCCTACGGCAAGTCCTCACCGGGTCCGCTCCGCGACGTCCTCACCCGCCAGCTCGACCCCTACTACGTCGCCCCTCTCTGGCCCGACTCCGTCGCCCTCGCCGCCCTCCAGGCCCAGGCCCTCATCGACGCCGGCGACACGGACGAACCCGCGCTCGCCGCCGTCGCCGCCCGCAGCCGCACCGACGCGACCGCCAACTCCCATGCCCAACTGGCAGGTTCGGTGCCACAGGGGGAGTACGTCGTACGACCGCTCCGTACCGGCGACTGCCCGCCCATCGGTGACGGTGCCGCCGCAGTGATCCTCGCGGCGGGGGAGCGGGCCCGCGGACTGTGCGACCGGCCCGCCTGGATCCGCGGCATCGACCACCGCATCGAGGCACACAGCCTGGGCGTCCGTGACCTGACCGACTCGCCCTCGACCCGGCTCGCCGCCGAGCGGGCCGGCGCGTTCGAACGGCCCGTCGATACCGCCGAGTTGCACGCACCCTTCACCTCCCAGGAGATCGTCCTGCGCAAGGCGCTGAAGCTCGACGACGGCGTGCGCGTCAACCCGTCCGGCGGGGCGCTCGGCGCCAACCCCGTGATGGCCGCCGGACTCATCCGCATCGGAGAGGCCGCCGCCCGGGTCCACCGGGGCGAGTCCGACCGGGCTCTCGCGCACGCCACGTCCGGACCCTGTCTGCAACAGAACCTGGTCGCCGTACTCGAAGGGGATCCGCGATGA
- a CDS encoding sulfatase, giving the protein MSQEATEQVTRESEDSATAEAGEAAEAVDAAEGKTAVEEADPAEAKESAEPDESVEEAHPAEAKEAVEEADPAKASSPAEPTGSPSPGWFGWRRRYPRTARGGTVGTTVLAGALLLFALLVPNRLERLGPEAFFRLPAEGILLAGLLLALPPRSRRLMAVVSGALLGLLTVLKFVDMGFYQVLARPFDLVLDWILLDDAAEFVRESFGRTGQVLAVVGVIVLFAAVLVLMTLAMVRVTNLMVGHRAVAARTTLILGTAWITCMTLGIQVTGVPLATKGNAEFLNNRVDQVRAGLRDGRVFQKQASVDAFAKTPPDQLLTGLRGKDVLFTFIESYGRVAIDDPAMAPQLDATLTAGTNRLKAAGFQSRSAWLKSPVTGAGSWLAHSTFLSGLWIKNQQRYRSLTTSDRATLNSYFRKTGAWRTVGVVPGVRRAWPEGKYFALDHIYDSEHLGYQGPYFSWTPVPDQFSLEAFQRLEHGKRDRKPIMAEIILASSHNPWSPNARMVDWDELGDGSVFHRIKKEGTDPKEVWKDPERVRTEYRRAIEYSIHSLTEWVERYGTDDTVLVFLGDHQPVPTVTAGSSSKDVPVTVVARDPKVLDKIADWHWTDGLKPAQNAPTWGMDKFRDRFMTAYGPQPK; this is encoded by the coding sequence GTGTCGCAGGAGGCAACAGAGCAGGTAACACGGGAGTCGGAGGACTCGGCTACGGCTGAAGCGGGCGAGGCCGCCGAGGCGGTCGACGCAGCCGAGGGGAAAACGGCGGTCGAGGAGGCCGACCCGGCTGAGGCGAAAGAGTCGGCCGAGCCGGATGAGTCGGTCGAGGAAGCCCACCCGGCTGAGGCGAAAGAGGCGGTCGAGGAGGCCGACCCGGCCAAGGCGAGCAGCCCTGCGGAGCCGACCGGCTCCCCGTCCCCCGGCTGGTTCGGCTGGCGCCGCCGCTACCCCCGTACCGCACGTGGCGGCACCGTGGGGACGACCGTGCTGGCCGGGGCGCTCCTGCTGTTCGCGCTGCTGGTGCCGAACCGCCTCGAACGGCTCGGCCCCGAGGCGTTCTTCCGGCTCCCGGCCGAGGGGATCCTGCTCGCGGGTCTGCTGCTGGCGCTGCCGCCGCGGTCACGGCGGCTGATGGCGGTGGTCTCCGGTGCGCTGCTCGGGCTGCTCACCGTCCTGAAGTTCGTCGACATGGGCTTCTACCAGGTGCTGGCCCGCCCCTTCGATCTGGTCCTGGACTGGATCCTGCTCGACGACGCGGCGGAGTTCGTCCGGGAGTCCTTCGGCCGGACCGGGCAGGTGCTGGCGGTCGTCGGGGTGATCGTGCTGTTCGCCGCTGTGCTGGTCCTCATGACGCTCGCCATGGTGCGGGTGACGAACCTCATGGTCGGCCACCGTGCCGTTGCCGCCCGCACGACGCTCATCCTCGGTACCGCGTGGATCACCTGCATGACGCTGGGCATCCAGGTCACCGGCGTGCCACTCGCCACCAAGGGCAACGCCGAGTTCCTCAACAACCGTGTCGATCAGGTGCGGGCCGGCCTCAGGGACGGACGGGTCTTCCAGAAGCAGGCGTCCGTCGACGCCTTCGCGAAGACCCCGCCGGACCAGTTGCTGACCGGGCTGCGCGGCAAGGACGTCCTGTTCACGTTCATCGAGAGCTACGGCCGTGTGGCCATCGACGACCCTGCGATGGCACCGCAGCTCGACGCGACGCTCACGGCGGGGACGAACAGACTCAAGGCGGCCGGGTTCCAGTCGCGCAGTGCCTGGCTGAAGTCCCCGGTGACGGGGGCCGGCAGCTGGCTCGCCCACTCCACCTTCCTCTCCGGCCTGTGGATCAAGAACCAGCAGCGGTACCGGAGTCTGACGACCAGCGACCGCGCGACGCTGAACAGCTACTTCCGCAAGACCGGCGCGTGGCGCACGGTCGGCGTCGTGCCCGGCGTGCGACGGGCCTGGCCGGAGGGCAAGTACTTCGCCCTCGACCACATCTACGACTCCGAGCACCTGGGCTACCAGGGCCCGTACTTCAGCTGGACTCCCGTGCCCGACCAGTTCAGCCTGGAGGCCTTCCAGCGTCTGGAGCACGGCAAGAGGGACCGGAAGCCGATCATGGCGGAGATCATCCTGGCCTCCAGTCACAACCCCTGGTCCCCCAACGCCCGCATGGTCGACTGGGACGAGCTCGGCGACGGCTCGGTCTTCCACCGGATCAAGAAGGAGGGCACGGACCCCAAGGAGGTCTGGAAGGACCCCGAGCGCGTCCGCACCGAGTACCGCCGCGCCATCGAGTACTCGATCCACAGCCTCACCGAGTGGGTCGAGCGCTACGGCACCGACGACACGGTCCTCGTCTTCCTCGGCGATCACCAGCCCGTGCCTACCGTCACCGCCGGCAGCAGCAGCAAGGACGTCCCCGTCACGGTCGTCGCCCGCGACCCGAAGGTCCTCGACAAGATCGCCGACTGGCACTGGACGGACGGCCTCAAGCCCGCGCAGAACGCTCCGACCTGGGGCATGGACAAGTTCCGTGATCGCTTCATGACGGCGTACGGACCGCAGCCCAAGTGA